Proteins encoded within one genomic window of Rhinoderma darwinii isolate aRhiDar2 chromosome 5, aRhiDar2.hap1, whole genome shotgun sequence:
- the RNF139 gene encoding E3 ubiquitin-protein ligase RNF139 encodes MAASQLLVVGQRVRAVLDVALRVPPVFIIDAILNSSPDASAGYASILVQFLLRLLGVLASAVVLVLSRRALFKFYTISVALVIAATSVLMNYYSTLHINLNSPYRLEDLPFKGPSLWMPLIVLQLIFGIGFIALLETHSTYSHLIIVNMLVPAVGSIIELPFELQETLVFISGLVFAVYTTVCLSLRFKWFYYSTKYTVLLLKHMYQVYGLQVMLEDAWKKIHFPEVLRVFWLTRLATQAVLLVYMVRLANASAGDAAYFMRWSDFWELVCNLIISGCDSTLTVLGMSAVISSLAHYLGLGILAFIGSTEEEDKRLGFVAPVLFFILALQTGLSGLKPEERLIRLCRNMCLLLTAILHFIHGMTDPVLMSLSASHVSSFRRHFPVLLVSAFLFVLPILLSCVLWHYYALNTWLFAVTAFCVELCLKVIVSLTVYTLFMIDGHYSVVWEKLDDYVYYVRSTGSIVEFIFGVVMFGNGAYTMMFESGSKIRACMMCLHAYFNIYLQAKNGWKTFMNRRTAVKKINSLPEVQVSEDSEIDDVCAICYQEFRTSARVTPCHHYFHALCLRKWLYIQDTCPMCHQKVYIDDDLKETMSSSNNNGLFAPNEEPVQDPIDGEPERELDGHDLSEDESTENEEEEWTAERRRSGAEEELIQDIDNPRD; translated from the exons ATGGCGGCGTCTCAATTACTAGTGGTGGGTCAACGGGTCAGGGCTGTGCTGGATGTGGCCTTGCGGGTTCCTCCTGTTTTCATCATTGATGCCATTTTAAACTCTTCCCCCGATGCCTCGGCGGGATACGCGTCCATCCTGGTGCAGTTTCTCCTCCGGCTGCTGG GTGTCCTGGCGTCCGCCGTAGTTCTCGTGCTGTCCCGGAGAGCACTTTTCAAGTTTTACACCATCAGCGTGGCCCTCGTAATTGCTGCAACTTCAGTGTTGATGAACTATTATTCCACTTTGCACATTAACTTGAATTCACCTTACAGACTGGaggaccttccctttaaaggaccTTCCCTGTGGATGCCACTGATTGTCTTACAGCTCATATTCGGCATCGGCTTCATCGCTTTGCTGGAGACCCATTCTACGTACTCTCATCTCATCATTGTGAACATGCTCGTCCCCGCTGTCGGATCTATAATTGAACTTCCGTTCGAGCTGCAGGAAACGCTGGTTTTCATTTCTGGCCTTGTTTTTGCCGTCTACACTACAGTATGCCTGTCCCTCCGCTTCAAATGGTTCTATTACTCCACCAAATACACGGTGCTCCTGCTCAAGCACATGTACCAGGTTTATGGACTGCAGGTCATGCTGGAAGACGCCTGGAAAAAAATCCACTTCCCCGAGGTGTTGAGAGTATTTTGGTTGACTCGACTGGCCACCCAAGCGGTGTTACTGGTCTACATGGTGAGGCTGGCGAACGCCAGTGCGGGAGACGCCGCCTACTTCATGCGGTGGAGCGACTTCTGGGAACTCGTCTGCAACCTCATAATAAGCGGCTGTGATTCCACGTTAACCGTCTTGGGGATGAGCGCCGTGATCTCTTCCTTGGCGCATTACCTCGGACTCGGAATACTGGCCTTCATCGGCTCCACCGAAGAAGAAGACAAACGCCTCGGCTTTGTAGCGCCAGTCCTGTTCTTTATTTTAGCCCTACAGACCGGCCTGAGCGGATTGAAGCCGGAAGAGAGACTTATCCGCCTTTGCCGGAACATGTGCCTTCTGTTGACCGCCATTTTACATTTTATCCACGGAATGACGGACCCGGTGTTGATGTCACTCAGTGCCTCCCACGTGTCTTCTTTTCGGAGGCATTTCCCAGTGCTCTTGGTCTCGGCGTTCCTCTTTGTGCTTCCGATTCTCCTCAGCTGCGTCTTGTGGCACTACTACGCCCTCAACACCTGGTTGTTTGCCGTCACGGCGTTCTGCGTCGAACTTTGTCTTAAAGTCATCGTTTCGCTGACGGTGTACACGCTGTTCATGATCGACGGCCACTACAGTGTAGTGTGGGAGAAGCTGGACGACTACGTGTACTACGTGCGGTCCACCGGCAGCATCGTCGAGTTTATTTTCGGGGTCGTCATGTTCGGCAATGGAGCCTACACCATGATGTTCGAGTCGGGAAGCAAAATTCGAGCTTGTATGATGTGTCTTCACGCTTACTTCAACATCTACCTGCAAGCCAAGAACGGGTGGAAGACTTTTATGAATCGTAGGACGGCCGTCAAGAAGATCAACTCCCTTCCAGAAGTCCAAGTCTCCGAGGACAGTGAAATCGATGACGTCTGTGCAATCTGTTACCAGGAGTTTCGTACGTCCGCCCGAGTTACTCCCTGCCACCATTACTTTCACGCTCTCTGCCTTCGGAAGTGGCTGTACATTCAAGATACGTGTCCGATGTGCCATCAAAAAGTCTACATCGATGACGACTTAAAAGAAACCATGTCCTCGTCCAACAACAACGGATTGTTCGCGCCAAATGAAGAACCCGTACAAGATCCTATCGATGGGGAACCTGAGCGGGAGCTGGACGGCCACGATCTGAGTGAGGACGAGAGCACGGAGAACGAGGAGGAAGAGTGGACGGCCGAGCGGCGCCGGTCCGGCGCTGAAGAAGAGTTGATTCAGGATATCGATAATCCGAGGGATTAg